TCGGCTTTCCTCCGCGCGTCGCGGGCTCGAACGTCCACGTCTTCACCGCCTCCGCCGCCGCGCCGCCGAACGGCTCGGGGGTGCCGTCCTCCGGCTTCACCTCGCCGACGGTGCCGTCGGCGTTGACGAGCACGACGACGATGACGGTCGCGTCGCCGCTCGCGCCGGCCGGGTAGTCGACGTCCGGATCGGAGACGAGCTTCGGCGGCACGATCTCGACCGAAGGCGGCGGCGCGGGCGCGGGCTGTTGTGCGCTCGCGACGGAGGCGAAGGCGAGCCCACAAAGCGAAGCAGCGACGGCGAGTGCGCGACGCAAGGCGGCAAAGTCTTACGCCCTTTTTCTCCGCGCACCGCACGTTCTTACGAACCGTTAACGTCGCGGCACCGAGCCGCCGCGTATCGCTACGGGACGAGGACGAGCTTGCCCTTCACCTCGCGGCGCTCCATCCGCTCGAGCGCCTCGGGCGCGCGATCGAACGAGAACGTCGCGTCGACGTGCGGCCGCAGCTTCCCGGCGGCGACCCACTCGAAGATCCTCTGTCCGTTCGCCTGGTTCCGCGCGGGATCGCGCGTCGCGAACGAGCCCCAGAAGACGCCGCAGACCTGGCAGCCCTTCAGGAGCACGAGGTTCAGCGGGATCTTCGGGATGTCTCCCGCCGCGAAGCCGACGACGAGGAAGCGCCCCTCCCACGCGATCGATCGCAGCGCCGCCTCCGACAGCGCGCCGCCGACGGGGTCGTAGATCACGTCGGCGCCGAGCCCGTTCGTGAGCGCCTTCGCGCGCTCCTTCAGCGTCGCGGCGGGGTCCGCGCCGCCGTAGACGATCCCCTCGTCGGCGCCGTGCTCCTTGCAGAATGCAACTTTCTCCTCGGTCGAGGCGGCCGCGATCACGCGCGCGCCGAGGAGCTTGCCGAGCTCGACCGCGGCGGTCCCCACCCCGCCCGCGGCGCCGAGGACGAGAAGCGTCTCGCCCGCCTTCAACGCCGCGCGATCGACGAGCGCGTGGTACGTCGTCGCGTACGTGAGCAGCGTCGCGGCCGCGACCTCGAAGGAGACGCCGGCCGGCAGCTTCACGACCGAGAGCTCGGGGACGGCGATCTGCTCCGCGAAGGCGCCGTGCACCATCCAGGTCGCGACGCGCTCGCCGGGCGCGACGCCGGTGACGCCTTCGCCCACCGCCGCGACGACGCCGGCCGCCTCGCCGCCGAGCGTGAACGGCGGCTCCGGCCGGAACTGGTACTTGCCGTAGGAGAGGAGCACGTCGGGGAAGTTCAGCCCCGCCGCCTTCACGTCGATGAGCACCTCGCCGCGCCCGGCCTTCGGCGCAGGGAGATCGGCGTCGACGCGAACGGCGGAGGGACCGGCATACGACTGGCTTCGAACGGCGCGCATGTGAAGAGGGGTATCATGACGCGCGTGTACCGCGACGACCTCGAAGCTGCGCATCGGCGCATCGCGGACCTCGAGCGCGCCGTCGCGGCGGTCGAGAAGGTGGAGACGACGGAGACGCCGAAGCGAGAGGAGCGGCGGTACAACGCGCCGCTGCTCGTCGTCGTCACGATCACGACGACGTTCGTCTACTACGTCGTCGTCATCGGGTTGTTCGACGGGCAGCCGCCGGACTACCTCGCGGAGGAGGCGGCGGCGTGGCTCGGCGCGTTCGTCCCCGTCCTCGCGTCGGGGCGGCTGTGGTGGGCGCGCGGCGGCCGATCGAGCGACGTCTGCTGGTTGGTCTTCAACGCGCTGCGCGTCGCGCTCGTGCTCATTTTCGCCAGAGGCGCGCTCCACGTCTTCTTCTGGTGGGCGCCGCTCACGAGCGTCGCGATCCTGCTCGGCGAGATCGTCGCCGCGCGCCGAAACCGAAGCGCGCGCCGCGCGTAGAGGAGAGAGACATGAAGACGTTCGCGCTCGCGCTCTTGGTCCTCGTCGCCGGCTGCAAGTCCACGGCATCGGAGGCGAAACCGGAGGCGAAGACCTCGACGACCACGACGACCGCGACGGCGCGGCGCACGAACGTCGGGGCCGACCCCGGCGGCGTGGGCATGGGCACGCCGCTCGCGCCGAAGCCCGGGCACGAGCTCGCGGCGTTCGCGGCGGGGTGCTTCTGGGGCGTCGAAGACAACTTCCGGCAGGTCCCCGGCGTCACCGCGACCGCGGTCGGCTACACCGGCGGCCACACCGAGCGACCGACGTACGAAGACGTCTGCGCGCACACGACCGGTCACGCCGAGACGGTGCTCGTCGAGTTCGATCCGGCGAAGGTCACGTACGACGACCTGCTCCGCGTCTTCTTCCTCAACCACGATCCGACGACGAAGAACCGGCAAGGGCCCGACGTCGGCACGCAGTACCGCAGCGCGATCTTCACCCTGAACGACGCGCAGGCCGCGGCCGCGCGCGCCGCCGCGAGCGCGGCGTCGGCGCGGCTCGGCAAGGAGGTGACGACCGAGATCGCGAAGCTCGGCGCCTTCTGGAAGGCGGAGGAGTACCACCAGCAATACGACGAGAAGACGGGCACGCACTCGTGCCCGATGCCGAAGGGCGTCGCGCGCGGAACTTAGAGCGCAACCGTCACGCGGCGCGGCCGACCCGCCGCCCATGTATGCGTTCGACCTTTCCCCAGGGGCCGCCGGCGCAGTCGTGCTATCGAGCACGACGCGGATGGCGGCTTCACCGATCGACGACGTGCTCCGCGAGCGGTTCGGCCTCGAGGCGTTCCGACCGTGGCAGCGCGAGGCGATCGACGCGGTGCTCGGCGAGCCAGGCCGCGCCCTCGTCGTCGCCCCGACCGGCGGCGGCAAGTCGCTCACGTACCAGCTCCCCGCCGCGGTCCTCGGCGCGGAGGGCCTCACCCTCGTCGTCTCGCCGCTCGTCGCGCTGATGGAAGATCAGGTCCGCTCCCTCACCGCGCGCGGCATCCAGGCGACGTACCTCGCGTCGACGGTGGACATGGCGGAGCGGCGCGCGCGCGAGGACGCGATGCTGCGCGGCGACTACGAGCTCGTCTACGTCGCGCCGGAGCGCCTCGCGAACGGGCCGTTCCTCGATCGCCTCACGCGCTGCAAGCTCGCCCTCGTCGCGATCGACGAGGCGCACTGCATCGCGCAGTGGGGACACGACTTCCGTCCCGAGTACCTGCAGATCGGCGCGCTCCTCGAGCGCCTGCGCCCTCCGCGCGTCCTCGCGTGCACCGCGACCGCCACGCCCGCCGTGCGCCGCGAGATCCTCGAGCGCCTCGGCCTCGAGGAGCGCTGCAAGGAGGTGCTTCGCGGGTTCGCTCGCCCGAACCTCCACCTCGCCGCGCAGCACGTCGAGGGGCCGCGCGAGGCGAAGGCGGCGCTCGAGCGCGAGCTCGACAAGGCGCTCGGCGACCGCCGCATGCCGCGCGGCGGCGCGATCGTCTACGCCGCCACGCGCAAGACGACGGAGCAGTACGCCGACATGCTCGCGAAGAAGGGCTGGAGCGCCGCCGCGTACCACGCCGGCATGAGCGGCGACGAGCGCTCGAAGGTCGCGGCGCGCTTCGCCTCGCGGAAGCTCCATGTCGTCGTCGCGACGAACGCGTTCGGCATGGGGATCGATCGCGCCGACATCCGCGCCGTCGTCCACGTGCAGCCGCCGTCGTCGATCGAGGCCTACTACCAGGAGGTCGGGCGCGCGGGCCGCGACGGCGACGAGGCGAGCGGGCTCCTCCTCTGCAGCAACCAGGACATCGGGCTCCGGCGCCGCCTCGTGACGAGCGGTGGAGACGGAGAGGTGGACCCCGCGCTCGCGGCGCGCGCGTGGGACCTCTTCCGCGATCTCCTCCGCTACCTCGACGCCCGCTCGTGCCGGCACGACTTCGTGCTCCGCTACTTCGGCGACGAGAACGAGACGCTCGGCGGCTGCGGTCACTGCGACGTGTGCCTCGAGCTCGACGGCGAGGCGGCGATCGACGACGCGCCGAACGAGGAGACGACGCTCCTCGTGAAGAAGGCGCTCTCCGCCGTCGCGCGCGCGCAGCGGCGCGGCGGCATGCTCGCGATCGCGGACATGCTCCGCGGCGCGACGACGGCGAAGACGGAGAACATGGGCTTCACCAAGCTCTCCACCTTCGGCCTCATGAAGGACCGCTCGCACGAGTGGATCGTGGCGTTCCTCCGCTCGCTCCTCGCGGCGGGCTGGATCGATCTCACGCCGTCGGAGCACCCCGTGCCGTACCTCACGAAGGCGGGGACGGCGGTGATGATGGGGCAGACGCCGGCGCGCATCGGGCTCCCGGCGGAGCCGCGCGCGCCGTCGTCGCGCCGCCGCGGTCGGGCGGAGCGCGGCGCTTCTTCTTCCTCTTCTTCGCCGAAGCCGAAGGTGGAGCTCGCGCTCGACGACGTGACGAAGGCGCTGTTCGAGCGCCTGCGCGCGCGCCGCGCCGAGATCGCGCGCGAGAGCAAGCTCCCCGCGTACGTGATCTGCCACGACCGAACGCTCGCCGACATGGCGCACAAGAAGCCGCTCACACGCGCGGCGCTCCTCGAGGTCCACGGGATGGGCCCGGCGCGCATCGAGAGCTACGGCGAGCGCTTCCTCGACGTCCTCACGAGCGGTTGACGCTCACGTGCGCGAGAGGCGCGGGTAAGTACACGCGCCGGCGCAAAGGATAGTAGGCTCGTTTTGCTTGGATCCTCGGCTCTTTGCTCGATGCGCCTCGATCGCGAGCCTGGTCGCCCTGACGACGTCCGGGAGCGCCGCCGCGGGCGGCTTCAACTTGAACCGCTTCGAGCCCGCGGAGCGCGGATCGCGCTGGTTCGTGCTCGACTCGCTCGATCTGAAGGGCCACGGCCGCCCCGCCGCCGGCCTCACGCTCGACTACCAGTACCAGCCGATCGCGATCAAAGGACCCGACAGCGAGGTCCGCGCGGCGGTGGTCGGGCACGTCGTCACGACCCACGCCGGCGCCAACGTCGTGCTCTGGGACCGCGTCCGTGTCGGCGCGAGCCTGCCGGTCCTCCTCTACAACGAGGGCACGACGGCGGGCCTCCGCGGCGAGACCTTCTACCGCCCGCAGAACGAGCAGGGCATCGGCGACCTCCGCTTCGGCGCGGACGCCCGGCTCTTCGGGACCGCGGAGAGCCCGATCACCGTCGCCTTCGGCGGCAGGCTCTGGCTCCCGACCGGCTCGCCGACCTCGTACACGAGCGACGGCTTCGTGCGCGGCGGCCCCCGCCTCTCCGCCGCGGGGAAGGTCTCGTATTTCGTGTATGGTGCAACCATCGGCGCGATGTTCCGCAGCCCGCAGACGCGGATCTTCGCCGACACCGCGATCGATCACGACCTCACCTTCGGCGTGTCGGCCGGCGCGAGCCTCGCGGACGGGAAGGTGACGATCGGCCCCGAGCTCTACGGCTCCACCGTGCTCGGCGACGCCGCGTTCAAGACGCGCTCGACGCCGCTCGAGGTCCTCCTCGGTGGCCACGTGCGGCTGCCGTTCGGGCTCCGCGCGGGCGCGGGCGTCGGCACCGCCGTCACCGCCGGCTACGGCTCGCCGCAGGTCCGCGTCGTCGGGTCGATCGAGTGGGTGATGGACCCCGAGCTCGACACCGACGGCGACGGGATCCTCGACAAGGACGACGCCTGCCCGCGCGTGGTGGGGACGCCGTCGACGGATCCGGCGCGCAACGGGTGCGTGAACGTCGACACCGACGGGGACGGCATCGTCGACGAGGAGGACGCGTGCGCCGACGTCTACGGCGTGCGCACGAAGGACAAGCGCA
The sequence above is a segment of the Labilithrix sp. genome. Coding sequences within it:
- a CDS encoding NADPH:quinone oxidoreductase family protein — encoded protein: MRAVRSQSYAGPSAVRVDADLPAPKAGRGEVLIDVKAAGLNFPDVLLSYGKYQFRPEPPFTLGGEAAGVVAAVGEGVTGVAPGERVATWMVHGAFAEQIAVPELSVVKLPAGVSFEVAAATLLTYATTYHALVDRAALKAGETLLVLGAAGGVGTAAVELGKLLGARVIAAASTEEKVAFCKEHGADEGIVYGGADPAATLKERAKALTNGLGADVIYDPVGGALSEAALRSIAWEGRFLVVGFAAGDIPKIPLNLVLLKGCQVCGVFWGSFATRDPARNQANGQRIFEWVAAGKLRPHVDATFSFDRAPEALERMERREVKGKLVLVP
- the msrA gene encoding peptide-methionine (S)-S-oxide reductase MsrA; its protein translation is MGTPLAPKPGHELAAFAAGCFWGVEDNFRQVPGVTATAVGYTGGHTERPTYEDVCAHTTGHAETVLVEFDPAKVTYDDLLRVFFLNHDPTTKNRQGPDVGTQYRSAIFTLNDAQAAAARAAASAASARLGKEVTTEIAKLGAFWKAEEYHQQYDEKTGTHSCPMPKGVARGT
- a CDS encoding ATP-dependent DNA helicase RecQ; this translates as MAASPIDDVLRERFGLEAFRPWQREAIDAVLGEPGRALVVAPTGGGKSLTYQLPAAVLGAEGLTLVVSPLVALMEDQVRSLTARGIQATYLASTVDMAERRAREDAMLRGDYELVYVAPERLANGPFLDRLTRCKLALVAIDEAHCIAQWGHDFRPEYLQIGALLERLRPPRVLACTATATPAVRREILERLGLEERCKEVLRGFARPNLHLAAQHVEGPREAKAALERELDKALGDRRMPRGGAIVYAATRKTTEQYADMLAKKGWSAAAYHAGMSGDERSKVAARFASRKLHVVVATNAFGMGIDRADIRAVVHVQPPSSIEAYYQEVGRAGRDGDEASGLLLCSNQDIGLRRRLVTSGGDGEVDPALAARAWDLFRDLLRYLDARSCRHDFVLRYFGDENETLGGCGHCDVCLELDGEAAIDDAPNEETTLLVKKALSAVARAQRRGGMLAIADMLRGATTAKTENMGFTKLSTFGLMKDRSHEWIVAFLRSLLAAGWIDLTPSEHPVPYLTKAGTAVMMGQTPARIGLPAEPRAPSSRRRGRAERGASSSSSSPKPKVELALDDVTKALFERLRARRAEIARESKLPAYVICHDRTLADMAHKKPLTRAALLEVHGMGPARIESYGERFLDVLTSG
- a CDS encoding OmpA family protein, translating into MDPRLFARCASIASLVALTTSGSAAAGGFNLNRFEPAERGSRWFVLDSLDLKGHGRPAAGLTLDYQYQPIAIKGPDSEVRAAVVGHVVTTHAGANVVLWDRVRVGASLPVLLYNEGTTAGLRGETFYRPQNEQGIGDLRFGADARLFGTAESPITVAFGGRLWLPTGSPTSYTSDGFVRGGPRLSAAGKVSYFVYGATIGAMFRSPQTRIFADTAIDHDLTFGVSAGASLADGKVTIGPELYGSTVLGDAAFKTRSTPLEVLLGGHVRLPFGLRAGAGVGTAVTAGYGSPQVRVVGSIEWVMDPELDTDGDGILDKDDACPRVVGTPSTDPARNGCVNVDTDGDGIVDEEDACADVYGVRTKDKRTNGCDDRDKDGIMDPLDACPNEAGPANADPSKNGCVIHTDKDEDGIWDEDDACPDKAGPKTDDPKTNGCPDPDRDKDGIPNEADACPDNAGPAHANPARNGCPIAFISGGEIRIKEQVNFVVGSYTLSTGKETLEVLEAVREILSAHPEITRVRVEGHTDNRGNPAWNKKLSDARAAAVVNWLVRKGIAKTRLTSVGWGQERPLEANDTDQGRALNRRVEFHIESSEAAKPSP